One part of the Solanum dulcamara chromosome 8, daSolDulc1.2, whole genome shotgun sequence genome encodes these proteins:
- the LOC129901135 gene encoding adenine/guanine permease AZG1: MDVESGIPPPQPSRQSPVTRLNDYVAESRVGKRFKLKERNTNFTTELRAGTTTFLTMAYILAVNASILSDSGGTCSVSDCIPLCSDPTVPTINCTNNPNLRLITPDASCKFEPVNPGYAACLEKTRKDLIVATVASSLIGCVIMGVLANLPLALAPGMGTNAYFAYTVVGFHGSGNVSYQSALAAVFIEGLLFLLISAIGLRAKLAKLIPKPVRISSGAGIGLFLSFIGLQNNQGIGLVGYSPSTLVTLAGCPRSSRAGVAPVMAAVNGTMTLIPGGTASGDILCLHDRMESPTLWLGIVGFVIICYCLSKNIKGAMIYGIIFVTAISWFRNTKVTAFPNTPAGDSAFEYFKKVVDVHKIKNTAGALSFKSIGKGSFWEALITFLYVDILDTTGTLYSMARFAGFADENGDFEGQYFAFMSDASAIVVGSLLGTSPVTAFIESSTGIKEGGRTGMTALTAAGYFFLAFFFTPLLASIPAWAVGPPLILVGVMMMKSVVEVEWDDMRQAIPAFVTLILTPLTYSIAYGLIGGIGTYIVLHIGDWSLGWLRKFGVIKGSTSNIAVSDNGVKEIRNI; this comes from the coding sequence ATGGACGTGGAGTCTGGGATACCGCCGCCGCAGCCGTCCAGACAATCTCCGGTGACCCGTCTCAATGATTACGTGGCAGAAAGCCGAGTCGGCAAGCGTTTCAAGCTCAAGGAACGTAACACCAACTTCACCACGGAACTTCGTGCAGGCACCACTACTTTTCTTACCATGGCGTATATTTTAGCTGTTAACGCCTCTATTCTGTCGGACTCCGGCGGTACTTGTTCAGTTTCCGACTGTATTCCGTTATGCTCCGACCCTACTGTCCCGACGATAAACTGCACCAACAATCCTAATCTCCGTCTAATCACTCCTGATGCTTCCTGTAAATTTGAACCTGTTAACCCGGGTTACGCTGCCTGCCTTGAGAAAACCCGGAAAGATTTGATTGTCGCAACGGTGGCTTCTTCTCTCATCGGGTGTGTAATTATGggtgttttggccaatttgcCATTGGCATTAGCTCCTGGAATGGGCACCAATGCTTACTTCGCCTACACGGTTGTTGGTTTTCATGGTTCTGGAAATGTTTCGTATCAAAGTGCATTAGCTGCAGTTTTCATCGAAGGCCTATTGTTTTTACTAATTTCCGCGATTGGTTTGCGGGCCAAGCTAGCTAAGTTGATCCCGAAACCAGTCCGAATCTCCTCCGGCGCCGGTATCGGGCTCTTCCTCTCCTTCATTGGGCTACAGAATAATCAGGGTATTGGTCTCGTTGGATACAGTCCATCAACACTGGTCACCCTTGCGGGTTGCCCACGGTCATCTCGGGCAGGAGTAGCTCCGGTAATGGCCGCCGTAAACGGAACCATGACTCTCATCCCCGGCGGCACCGCTTCCGGTGACATCTTATGTTTGCATGATCGCATGGAGAGCCCGACACTTTGGCTCGGTATAGTTGGATTCGTCATAATCTGTTACTGTTTGTCTAAAAACATAAAAGGTGCAATGATTTATGGCATCATCTTCGTCACGGCGATTTCGTGGTTCAGAAATACGAAAGTCACCGCTTTCCCAAATACTCCGGCAGGTGATTCGGCGTTCGAATATTTCAAAAAAGTAGTGGACGTTCACAAAATCAAGAATACAGCAGGAGCATTGAGTTTCAAAAGCATAGGTAAAGGTTCCTTCTGGGAAGCTCTGATAACTTTCTTGTACGTAGATATATTAGATACAACCGGAACGCTATACTCAATGGCACGTTTCGCCGGTTTCGCCGACGAAAACGGAGATTTCGAAGGGCAATATTTTGCCTTCATGTCAGACGCATCAGCCATCGTTGTAGGATCCTTGTTGGGAACGTCACCAGTAACGGCGTTTATTGAATCGTCAACTGGTATAAAGGAAGGTGGGAGAACAGGGATGACGGCATTAACGGCAGCGGGGTATTTCTTCTTGGCGTTTTTCTTCACGCCGTTATTAGCATCGATACCGGCGTGGGCCGTTGGTCCACCGTTAATATTGGTGGGAGTTATGATGATGAAGTCTGTGGTGGAAGTGGAGTGGGATGATATGAGGCAAGCTATACCGGCGTTTGTGACGTTGATTTTGACGCCGTTAACATATTCAATTGCTTATGGTTTGATTGGTGGAATTGGGACTTATATTGTTTTGCATATAGGGGATTGGAGTTTGGGGTGGTTGAGGAAATTCGGGGTAATTAAGGGGTCTACGAGTAATATTGCTGTTTCGGATAATGGGGTTAAGGAGATTAGAAATATTTAA